Proteins encoded in a region of the Halosimplex halophilum genome:
- a CDS encoding NYN domain-containing protein, producing MSWLGRLFGGDEAAGAEGSAGADGPGPSGAVGDAAAEAGTDLEARGHDQPRVGLFVDGPNVLRDEFDVDLDDVRAAAERYGQLSFGRLYLDENAPAGLIQAAEARGFEVVTTSGDVDVKLGVDAAAATVEEAIDVLVVASRDTDFKPVLEAAAERGLATIAVAPGEHGRSDALRNTAHESITL from the coding sequence ATGAGCTGGCTGGGGCGGCTGTTCGGCGGCGACGAGGCGGCGGGCGCGGAGGGGTCGGCGGGCGCGGACGGGCCGGGACCGTCGGGCGCGGTCGGAGACGCCGCGGCCGAGGCTGGAACTGACCTCGAAGCGCGCGGCCACGACCAGCCGCGGGTGGGGCTGTTCGTCGACGGGCCGAACGTCCTGCGCGACGAGTTCGACGTGGACCTGGACGACGTGCGGGCGGCCGCCGAGCGGTACGGCCAGCTATCCTTCGGCCGCCTCTACCTCGACGAGAACGCGCCCGCCGGGCTGATCCAGGCAGCGGAGGCGCGGGGGTTCGAGGTGGTCACGACCAGCGGCGACGTGGACGTGAAACTCGGCGTCGACGCGGCGGCGGCGACCGTCGAGGAGGCCATCGACGTGCTCGTCGTCGCCTCCCGGGACACGGACTTCAAGCCGGTGCTGGAGGCGGCCGCCGAGCGCGGCCTGGCGACCATCGCCGTCGCCCCCGGCGAACACGGCCGCTCGGACGCGCTCCGCAACACCGCCCACGAGTCGATCACGCTGTAG
- a CDS encoding aryl-sulfate sulfotransferase: MRRTVLPTLFVALLLAVPVAGATGGLAGADPGAGAAPGAGLATAGLQGASNPCVGTVERTPERTTLFSIQGAYQGEKTSAMVVGARPNGSIVGVHNDTAAGRWWSYDIDVLDNGNILQATTYQRDTQIEEIDPETGEHVSVRHFDEVYDTHDVDLINGDELLMNDMSQDGEDRVLIYNLTREEITWEYYFANYTEHYPKSGGGEFGGDWTHNNDVEQIGDGTIMVSVRNFDKVVAIDRETKEVEWTLGSDDNTSILHEQHNPDYLESEDGNATVIVADSLNDRVVEYEREGDEWNRTWVLRGGNLDEPRDADRLPNGNTLVADRRAHRIVEVTPDGEVVWEVYSPYQPYDVERVGTGDESSGPTMADIGAGGVAEATGSADFDADAIAACYDHLTGFEDTRLIPDEDLAAIGASGTATGGDGDIADGSGGDGADGEGDTADGGDGDDTESGSGDDSLLGTTTSGSGPTPLGAVLAVVAVVAAVAGALARRRPE, from the coding sequence ATGCGAAGAACCGTCCTCCCTACGCTGTTCGTCGCGCTCCTGCTGGCGGTCCCGGTCGCCGGCGCCACCGGCGGCCTCGCGGGCGCGGATCCCGGCGCGGGCGCCGCGCCCGGCGCCGGTCTCGCGACCGCGGGCCTCCAGGGGGCGTCGAACCCGTGTGTCGGCACGGTCGAACGGACGCCCGAGCGGACGACCCTGTTCTCGATCCAGGGCGCCTACCAGGGCGAGAAGACCTCGGCGATGGTCGTCGGCGCGCGGCCGAACGGCTCCATCGTCGGCGTCCACAACGACACCGCGGCCGGCCGCTGGTGGAGCTACGACATCGACGTGCTCGACAACGGCAACATCCTCCAGGCGACGACGTACCAGCGAGACACCCAGATCGAGGAGATCGACCCCGAGACGGGCGAACACGTCTCGGTCCGTCACTTCGACGAGGTCTACGACACCCACGACGTGGACCTGATCAACGGCGACGAGTTACTGATGAACGACATGAGCCAGGACGGCGAGGACCGCGTCCTGATCTACAATCTCACCCGGGAGGAGATCACCTGGGAGTACTACTTCGCCAACTACACCGAGCACTACCCGAAGTCCGGCGGCGGCGAGTTCGGCGGGGACTGGACCCACAACAACGACGTCGAGCAGATCGGCGACGGGACCATCATGGTCTCGGTCCGCAACTTCGACAAGGTGGTCGCCATCGACCGCGAGACGAAGGAGGTCGAGTGGACGCTCGGCAGCGACGACAACACCTCGATCCTCCACGAGCAGCACAACCCCGACTACCTCGAGAGCGAGGACGGCAACGCCACGGTCATCGTCGCCGACAGCCTCAACGACCGGGTCGTCGAGTACGAGCGCGAGGGCGACGAGTGGAACCGGACGTGGGTGCTGCGGGGCGGGAACCTGGACGAACCGCGGGACGCCGACCGCCTGCCGAACGGCAACACGCTGGTCGCCGACCGGCGGGCCCACCGCATCGTCGAGGTGACGCCCGACGGCGAGGTCGTCTGGGAGGTGTACTCGCCGTACCAGCCCTACGACGTGGAGCGGGTCGGCACCGGCGACGAGTCGTCGGGCCCGACGATGGCCGACATCGGCGCGGGCGGCGTCGCCGAGGCGACCGGCAGCGCGGACTTCGATGCCGACGCCATCGCGGCCTGTTACGACCACCTCACCGGGTTCGAGGACACCCGGCTGATCCCCGACGAGGACCTGGCGGCCATCGGCGCGTCGGGGACCGCGACGGGCGGTGACGGCGACATCGCCGACGGCTCCGGCGGTGACGGGGCGGACGGCGAGGGCGACACCGCCGACGGCGGCGACGGCGACGACACCGAATCGGGCTCGGGCGACGACAGCCTGCTCGGCACGACCACCTCGGGGTCGGGACCGACGCCGCTCGGCGCCGTCCTCGCGGTCGTCGCGGTCGTCGCGGCCGTCGCGGGAGCGCTCGCTCGGCGCCGGCCGGAGTGA
- a CDS encoding efflux RND transporter permease subunit, whose translation MSRFDRPFRFVTEHNLLVLLVMLLVSAGVVAGIGQLQTQSQMNGSSAVGDTEVAQKLDYIRANYGTNDSESDAPEVRPAPVYVRSDDNALSKAALLDSLEFQQRALDNESVAAALGDREPVGVANLVAARAAGDRDASLDQQTAALESASASEVESLVAETLSAGSAAARLLPGDYEPGTATAESHRMLFRFESADAGDAAAERRAAATAALYELAGDREGPEYFTLGEHAVAESNANFNRQTMQLIVPVALLAILAVLAFAYRDLVDVVVGFAGVVLSVLWMFGILGWMQIPAGMTMIIGPVLIVGLSVDYGLHVFMRYREERGESEDVREPMARGLSSVAVALGLVTLTAAVGFMSNVTNEFAIIEQLAIGITLGVVSTFVVSLTLVPALKVTVDRLLERVGLDRRKQPLGETRLLEPFLTGGVRLAKRAAPAVIVLALIAGSAGAVAWTDLDRQSVQQDTDGIAEWKQNLPGPLGWETSEYDARADYVDAHYRAADEDARSSSQVLLEGDVTSPSALAAVETVHDSAGEQGAVFQRAGSVPLRSPLSVMESVAAENDEFAATVAEADTDGDGVPDRDVAEVYDALYAAAPEEASQVVERTDGEYRSLRVVVPIEGGTTIAQQADAMQAVASGVSADGVDATAVGVGTLNEAELGQTADSILTTLTVALAAVGVLLTLVYRVATGSAALGVVTAVPIALVTALVVGGMYLLSVPLTLLTSLLLSLVVGLGIDYNIHVSDRFAQELERGQTVTGALRTAVTGTGGALLGSTLTSVGAFSALLLHPHPQITSFGTLVVLALSLSFVVAVFVLPSLLLLWANHGSPDAVRSESSARDRPVAQD comes from the coding sequence GTGAGCCGCTTCGACCGCCCGTTCCGGTTCGTCACGGAGCACAACCTCCTCGTGCTCCTGGTCATGCTGCTGGTGAGCGCGGGCGTCGTCGCCGGGATCGGTCAGCTACAGACCCAGAGCCAGATGAACGGGTCCAGCGCGGTCGGCGACACGGAGGTCGCCCAGAAACTGGACTACATCCGGGCGAACTACGGGACGAACGACAGCGAGTCCGACGCCCCCGAGGTCAGGCCGGCGCCGGTCTACGTCCGGAGCGACGACAACGCCCTCTCGAAGGCCGCCCTGCTGGACTCGCTCGAGTTCCAGCAACGGGCGCTGGACAACGAGTCGGTCGCCGCCGCCCTGGGCGACCGCGAGCCGGTCGGCGTCGCGAACCTCGTCGCGGCGCGCGCGGCCGGCGACCGGGACGCGTCGCTCGACCAGCAGACCGCCGCGCTCGAATCGGCGAGCGCGAGCGAGGTCGAGTCGCTCGTCGCGGAGACCCTCTCCGCGGGCTCGGCCGCGGCCCGGTTGCTCCCGGGCGACTACGAGCCCGGGACCGCGACCGCCGAGAGCCACCGGATGCTGTTCCGGTTCGAGAGCGCCGACGCCGGCGACGCCGCGGCCGAGCGGCGCGCGGCCGCGACCGCGGCGCTGTACGAGCTCGCCGGCGACCGCGAGGGCCCCGAATACTTCACCCTCGGTGAACACGCGGTCGCCGAATCGAACGCCAACTTCAACCGGCAGACGATGCAGCTGATCGTCCCGGTCGCGCTGCTTGCGATCCTCGCAGTGCTGGCGTTCGCCTACCGGGACCTCGTGGACGTGGTCGTCGGGTTCGCCGGCGTCGTCCTCTCGGTGCTGTGGATGTTCGGCATCCTCGGCTGGATGCAGATCCCGGCCGGCATGACGATGATCATCGGCCCCGTGCTCATCGTCGGACTCAGCGTCGACTACGGGTTGCACGTGTTCATGCGCTACCGCGAGGAGCGCGGCGAGAGCGAGGACGTCCGCGAGCCGATGGCCCGCGGGCTCTCGTCGGTCGCCGTCGCGCTCGGGCTGGTGACGCTGACCGCCGCGGTCGGGTTCATGTCGAACGTCACCAACGAGTTCGCGATCATCGAGCAGCTCGCGATCGGCATCACCCTGGGCGTCGTCTCGACGTTCGTCGTCTCGCTGACGCTCGTCCCGGCGCTGAAGGTGACCGTCGACCGCCTCCTCGAACGGGTCGGGCTCGACCGGCGCAAGCAGCCGCTCGGGGAGACGCGTCTGCTCGAACCGTTCCTCACCGGCGGCGTCCGCCTCGCGAAGCGGGCCGCGCCCGCCGTGATCGTCCTCGCCCTGATCGCCGGGTCGGCCGGCGCCGTCGCGTGGACGGACCTGGACCGCCAGTCGGTCCAGCAGGACACCGACGGGATCGCCGAGTGGAAGCAGAACCTGCCCGGCCCGCTGGGCTGGGAGACGAGCGAGTACGACGCCCGCGCCGACTACGTCGACGCCCACTACCGCGCGGCCGACGAGGACGCCCGGAGCAGCTCGCAGGTGCTCCTGGAGGGCGACGTGACCTCGCCGTCGGCGCTGGCCGCCGTCGAGACGGTCCACGACAGCGCGGGCGAGCAGGGGGCGGTGTTCCAGCGCGCGGGCTCGGTCCCGCTGCGCTCGCCGCTGTCGGTGATGGAGTCGGTCGCCGCCGAGAACGACGAGTTCGCGGCGACGGTCGCCGAGGCCGACACCGACGGCGACGGCGTCCCCGACCGCGACGTGGCCGAGGTGTACGACGCGCTCTACGCCGCCGCGCCCGAAGAGGCGAGTCAGGTGGTCGAGCGGACCGACGGCGAGTACCGCTCGCTGCGCGTCGTCGTCCCGATCGAGGGCGGTACGACCATCGCCCAGCAGGCCGACGCCATGCAGGCGGTCGCGAGCGGCGTTTCGGCCGACGGCGTCGATGCCACCGCGGTCGGCGTCGGGACGCTCAACGAGGCCGAGCTGGGCCAGACCGCCGACAGCATCCTGACGACGCTGACCGTCGCGCTCGCGGCGGTCGGGGTCCTGCTGACGCTGGTCTACCGGGTCGCCACCGGGAGCGCGGCGCTCGGCGTGGTGACGGCCGTCCCCATCGCCCTCGTCACGGCGCTGGTCGTCGGCGGGATGTACCTGCTCTCGGTCCCGCTGACCCTGCTGACCTCGCTGCTGCTCAGCCTCGTCGTCGGGCTCGGCATCGACTACAACATCCACGTCAGCGACCGCTTCGCACAGGAGCTGGAGCGGGGACAGACGGTCACCGGCGCGCTGCGGACGGCCGTGACCGGCACCGGCGGCGCGCTGCTGGGCAGCACGCTCACCTCCGTCGGCGCGTTCAGCGCCCTGCTGCTCCACCCCCACCCCCAGATCACGAGCTTCGGGACGCTCGTCGTCCTCGCGCTGTCGCTGTCGTTCGTCGTCGCCGTGTTCGTCCTCCCCAGCCTGCTGCTCCTGTGGGCGAACCACGGCAGCCCCGACGCCGTCCGCAGCGAGTCGTCCGCTCGCGACCGGCCGGTCGCGCAGGACTGA
- the gcvT gene encoding glycine cleavage system aminomethyltransferase GcvT produces MALRQPPLAESHEASGATLTEFGGWEMPVEFDSIRAEHEAVRESVGRFDVSHMGQLAVTGPDAGRLTNRLVTNDVSDLDPGEANYAAITDDRGVMLDDTVVSRPPADWSVEADYLVVPNAGHDAEMADRWVDHRDAWELDATVENRTESLAMVALQGPDSRDLLAAETDADLGELGRFETTVGSVAGVETLVSRTGYTGEPGYELIYPWDEAETVWSALDCQRCGLGARDTLRLEMGFLLSGQDFDPEDNPRNPYEAGVGFAVDLDSEFVGRDALEGVDVEGVEEKLRGIELVDRGVPREGYPVESADGERLGEITSGTMSPTLGRGIGLAYLPSEVGLDEPVRVSVRGEPKKARTTATPFLDR; encoded by the coding sequence ATGGCGCTCAGACAGCCGCCGCTCGCGGAATCGCACGAGGCGAGCGGCGCGACGCTCACCGAGTTCGGGGGCTGGGAGATGCCCGTCGAGTTCGACTCCATCCGGGCGGAACACGAGGCGGTCCGCGAGTCGGTCGGGCGGTTCGACGTGTCGCACATGGGCCAGCTGGCCGTCACCGGGCCGGACGCCGGCCGGCTCACCAACCGGCTGGTGACGAACGACGTGTCCGACCTCGACCCGGGCGAGGCGAACTACGCCGCGATCACCGACGACCGCGGGGTGATGCTCGACGACACCGTCGTCTCCCGTCCGCCCGCGGACTGGTCGGTCGAGGCCGACTACCTCGTCGTTCCCAACGCCGGCCACGACGCCGAGATGGCCGACCGCTGGGTCGACCACCGCGACGCCTGGGAACTCGACGCGACCGTCGAGAACCGCACGGAGTCGCTGGCGATGGTCGCGCTCCAGGGCCCCGACTCTCGGGATCTGCTCGCGGCCGAGACGGACGCCGACCTGGGGGAACTGGGGCGATTCGAGACGACCGTCGGGTCGGTCGCGGGCGTCGAGACGTTGGTCTCCCGCACGGGCTACACCGGCGAACCCGGCTACGAACTGATCTACCCCTGGGACGAGGCCGAGACGGTCTGGTCGGCCCTGGACTGTCAGCGCTGCGGGCTCGGCGCCCGCGACACGCTCCGACTGGAGATGGGCTTTCTCCTCTCGGGGCAGGACTTCGACCCCGAGGACAACCCCCGCAACCCCTACGAGGCGGGCGTCGGGTTCGCGGTCGACCTCGACAGCGAGTTCGTCGGCCGCGACGCGCTGGAGGGGGTCGACGTGGAGGGCGTCGAGGAGAAACTCCGGGGGATCGAACTCGTCGACCGCGGCGTCCCCCGGGAGGGCTATCCCGTCGAGTCAGCCGACGGCGAGCGCCTGGGGGAGATCACGAGCGGGACGATGAGCCCGACGCTCGGTCGGGGGATCGGCCTGGCGTACCTCCCGAGCGAGGTCGGCCTCGACGAGCCCGTCCGCGTCTCGGTGCGGGGCGAACCGAAGAAAGCACGTACCACCGCGACCCCATTCCTCGACAGATGA
- the gcvH gene encoding glycine cleavage system protein GcvH, whose amino-acid sequence MSFDVPDDLRYLDSHEWARVDDGSARIGISEFAQDELGDVVFVDLPAEGEEVAAGEDFGVVESIKAVSDIYAPVSGTVTAVNDDLADRPELVNEAPYGDGWLIEVDLDDESELDDLLSADEYRDQIA is encoded by the coding sequence ATGAGCTTCGACGTTCCCGACGACCTGCGTTACCTCGACTCCCACGAGTGGGCGCGGGTCGACGACGGCAGCGCGCGCATCGGCATCTCCGAGTTCGCCCAGGACGAGCTGGGCGACGTGGTCTTCGTCGACCTCCCGGCCGAGGGCGAAGAAGTCGCCGCCGGCGAGGACTTCGGCGTCGTCGAGTCGATCAAGGCCGTCTCCGACATCTACGCCCCCGTCTCCGGCACCGTCACGGCCGTCAACGACGACCTGGCCGACCGACCGGAACTCGTCAACGAGGCTCCCTACGGCGACGGCTGGCTGATCGAGGTCGACCTCGACGACGAGTCGGAGCTCGACGACCTGCTGTCGGCGGACGAGTACCGCGACCAGATCGCCTGA
- a CDS encoding macro domain-containing protein, protein MEFDTVQGDIAARSADALVNAAGTSLRMGSGVAGALRRAADGPINEEAMNKGPVDLGAAAVTDAYDLDADHVIHAAAMPHYGDGRATEESIRDATRNALAAADELDCESVVVPVLGTGAAGFAFAEGARIVCETVEEYEPDTLSDVRVIAYADEEFAELERVAEEVRD, encoded by the coding sequence ATGGAGTTCGACACCGTACAGGGCGACATCGCCGCCCGGTCGGCCGACGCCCTGGTCAACGCCGCGGGGACGAGCCTGCGGATGGGCAGCGGCGTCGCGGGCGCGCTCCGCCGGGCCGCCGACGGCCCGATCAACGAGGAGGCGATGAACAAGGGACCGGTCGACCTCGGCGCCGCCGCGGTCACCGACGCCTACGACCTCGACGCCGACCACGTGATCCACGCCGCCGCGATGCCCCACTACGGCGACGGTCGGGCGACCGAGGAATCGATCCGCGACGCGACGCGCAACGCGCTCGCCGCCGCCGACGAACTCGACTGCGAGTCGGTCGTCGTCCCCGTGCTGGGCACCGGCGCCGCCGGCTTCGCGTTCGCCGAGGGGGCGCGGATCGTCTGCGAGACCGTCGAGGAGTACGAGCCCGACACGCTCTCGGACGTACGGGTCATCGCCTACGCCGACGAGGAGTTCGCGGAACTGGAGCGGGTCGCCGAGGAGGTCCGGGACTAG
- a CDS encoding ATP-grasp domain-containing protein: MRRLAVATNAETYERMQGPLADRDIAVEHVRTRERTVHLTDPPWAAFDAGFVFPPRLMEGGVADAALAVPWVNDREAVLRSRNKAGAIARLAAADVPVPETVMVSNPVDESDLVAAFERLDPPVVVKPNSTTRGVGVAKAGDLDSLLGVVDYLDLVHDFRATGDKSFLLQEYLPGATDYRVMVLDGEYVGAVERRLPDDALAAGQWKHNVHRGAEASRVDLDPELRELAERTADALDIPFLGVDLLVTDDRAVVNETNARPTIDDADKYVDGFWDDLADLVRRTADA; encoded by the coding sequence ATGCGCAGGCTGGCGGTCGCCACCAACGCCGAAACGTACGAGCGGATGCAGGGGCCGCTCGCCGACCGCGACATCGCGGTCGAACACGTCCGCACCCGCGAGCGGACGGTCCACCTGACCGACCCGCCCTGGGCGGCGTTCGACGCCGGGTTCGTCTTCCCGCCCCGGCTGATGGAGGGCGGCGTCGCCGACGCCGCCCTCGCCGTTCCCTGGGTCAACGACCGCGAGGCGGTCCTCCGCTCGCGGAACAAGGCGGGGGCCATCGCGCGCCTCGCCGCCGCCGACGTGCCGGTCCCCGAGACGGTGATGGTCTCGAACCCCGTCGACGAGTCCGACCTCGTCGCCGCCTTCGAGCGGCTGGACCCGCCGGTCGTCGTCAAGCCCAACTCCACGACCCGCGGCGTCGGCGTCGCGAAGGCCGGCGACCTGGACTCCCTTCTGGGCGTCGTCGACTACCTCGACCTCGTCCACGACTTTCGAGCCACTGGCGACAAGTCCTTCCTCCTCCAGGAGTACCTCCCCGGCGCGACCGACTACCGCGTGATGGTGCTGGACGGCGAGTACGTCGGCGCCGTCGAGCGACGCCTCCCCGACGACGCCCTCGCCGCCGGCCAGTGGAAGCACAACGTCCACCGCGGCGCCGAGGCCAGCCGCGTCGATCTGGACCCCGAACTCCGCGAGCTGGCCGAGCGGACCGCCGACGCGCTGGACATCCCCTTCCTCGGCGTCGACCTACTCGTCACCGACGACCGCGCGGTCGTCAACGAGACCAACGCCCGCCCGACCATCGACGACGCCGACAAGTACGTCGACGGCTTCTGGGACGACCTCGCCGACCTGGTCCGGCGGACCGCGGACGCGTGA
- a CDS encoding universal stress protein: MYDEILYPTDGSEGADAALEHALTLAGAMDATVRVLYVVDTTYLGSAAAEGTTVESLRAASEEVVAETVEAFADRGVEATGEVREGEPYKEILAAAGESGVDAVVMGTHGRRGLDRYLLGSVTEKVVRAAEVPVLTVRLDDGD, translated from the coding sequence GTGTACGACGAGATACTCTACCCGACGGACGGGAGCGAGGGAGCGGACGCAGCGCTGGAGCACGCGCTGACGCTGGCGGGCGCGATGGACGCGACCGTCCGCGTGCTGTACGTCGTCGACACGACGTACCTCGGCAGCGCCGCGGCCGAGGGGACGACCGTCGAGTCGCTGCGGGCCGCGAGCGAGGAGGTCGTCGCGGAGACGGTCGAGGCGTTCGCGGACCGGGGCGTCGAGGCGACCGGCGAGGTGCGCGAGGGCGAACCGTACAAGGAGATCCTGGCGGCGGCCGGGGAGTCGGGCGTCGACGCGGTCGTGATGGGGACCCACGGGCGGCGCGGGCTGGACCGGTACCTGCTGGGGAGCGTCACCGAGAAGGTCGTGCGCGCGGCCGAGGTGCCGGTGTTGACGGTCCGCCTCGACGACGGGGACTGA
- a CDS encoding 50S ribosomal protein L16, translated as MADKPASMYRDIDKPAYTRREYITGIPGSKIAQHQMGDKNADPEDYPVQISLIVEESVQLRHGSMEASRLSANRHLIKELGEGNYKMVLRKFPHQVIRENKQATGAGADRVSDGMRQAFGKIVGTAARIQSGERLFTAYCDVDQAEEVKEAYRRAYNKITPPCRIKVERGEELLIA; from the coding sequence ATGGCCGACAAACCTGCCTCGATGTACCGGGACATCGACAAGCCCGCGTACACCCGACGGGAGTACATCACGGGTATTCCCGGCTCGAAGATCGCACAGCACCAGATGGGCGACAAGAACGCCGACCCCGAGGACTACCCGGTCCAGATCAGCCTCATCGTCGAGGAGTCGGTCCAGCTGCGCCACGGCTCCATGGAGGCCTCGCGGCTCTCGGCCAACCGCCACCTGATCAAGGAGCTCGGCGAGGGCAACTACAAGATGGTCCTCCGGAAGTTCCCCCACCAGGTCATCCGCGAGAACAAACAGGCGACCGGCGCCGGCGCCGACCGCGTCTCCGACGGCATGCGCCAGGCGTTCGGCAAGATCGTCGGCACCGCCGCGCGCATCCAGTCCGGCGAGCGCCTCTTCACGGCCTACTGCGACGTCGACCAGGCCGAGGAAGTCAAGGAGGCCTACCGCCGCGCGTACAACAAGATCACCCCGCCCTGCCGCATCAAGGTCGAGCGCGGCGAAGAACTGCTGATCGCCTGA